A stretch of Myxococcus virescens DNA encodes these proteins:
- a CDS encoding DNA polymerase III subunit gamma/tau translates to MAQAPVRASEPPAPMAAVRQDEPPRLAPPGAMRPAEPPPPGPHMDGLSPAASRPLSFLSNGGGATPSPQGYQATQMVPSGPVMEGLSPSAARPLSFLRNGGSAQAPTAPTPPPSVPPAGATPLSRTTEPAPTVRVTNIRRPEPIAPPEPPPYAEEEDARYYPEENSPEGCASGECLPEVAAAPPPPPPAPEPVIHHEPEPEPEPPPSAPVTRSRDNPNLPLIERWRAAVETVKASHPRQGAALSNGRLMSMKNGEIVLGFLPVAGFHRMAVNSTAGKAAVDKALAEHFGRQVKLTIQDASPDDPRLGPSLADQDAQTRAAHEKNTDSKVRSHPAVRAVLKFLGGEIEHIQVYEPERPGAVPADDTSDDSA, encoded by the coding sequence GTGGCGCAGGCGCCCGTGCGCGCCAGCGAGCCGCCAGCGCCGATGGCGGCCGTGCGCCAGGACGAGCCGCCTCGTCTTGCGCCTCCTGGCGCCATGCGTCCGGCCGAACCGCCGCCGCCCGGGCCCCACATGGACGGCCTGTCACCGGCAGCGAGCCGCCCCCTGTCGTTCCTCAGCAACGGCGGCGGCGCCACCCCGTCCCCTCAGGGCTACCAGGCCACGCAGATGGTCCCCTCCGGCCCGGTGATGGAGGGACTGTCACCTTCCGCCGCGCGCCCGCTCTCATTCCTCCGCAACGGTGGCTCGGCCCAGGCGCCCACGGCCCCTACGCCCCCGCCCTCCGTGCCTCCCGCGGGCGCCACGCCGCTGTCGCGCACCACCGAGCCCGCGCCAACGGTCCGCGTCACCAACATCCGCCGGCCCGAGCCCATCGCGCCGCCGGAACCTCCGCCCTACGCGGAGGAAGAGGACGCGCGCTACTACCCTGAAGAGAACTCCCCCGAAGGCTGTGCCTCCGGCGAGTGCCTCCCCGAAGTCGCCGCCGCGCCGCCGCCTCCCCCGCCGGCGCCCGAGCCCGTCATCCACCACGAGCCCGAGCCCGAGCCAGAGCCGCCCCCGTCGGCCCCTGTCACCCGCTCCCGGGACAACCCCAACCTGCCCCTCATCGAGCGTTGGCGGGCCGCCGTGGAGACGGTGAAGGCCTCCCATCCCCGGCAGGGCGCGGCGCTCTCCAATGGGCGCTTGATGTCCATGAAGAACGGCGAAATCGTCCTCGGCTTCCTGCCCGTGGCCGGCTTCCACCGCATGGCCGTCAACTCCACCGCGGGCAAGGCCGCCGTGGACAAGGCCCTGGCCGAGCACTTCGGCCGCCAGGTGAAGCTCACCATCCAGGATGCGTCTCCGGACGACCCCCGGCTGGGCCCCAGTCTGGCCGACCAGGACGCACAGACGCGCGCCGCCCACGAGAAGAACACGGACAGCAAGGTCCGCAGCCACCCCGCCGTCCGGGCGGTGCTCAAGTTCCTGGGAGGCGAAATCGAACACATCCAGGTCTACGAGCCCGAGCGCCCCGGGGCCGTGCCAGCGGACGACACCTCCGACGACAGCGCCTGA
- the dnaX gene encoding DNA polymerase III subunit gamma/tau, with the protein MSYLVLARKWRPQKFDDMTGQEHVVRTVANAIKMDRVAHAYLFCGPRGVGKTTAARLLAKALNCEKGPTAQPCGECRACTEIAAGTSVDVAEIDGASNNGVENVREIRENAKYLPQRDRHKIYIIDEVHMLSGAAFNALLKTLEEPPGHVKFIFATTEAHKLPDTILSRCQRHNFRRIPAARMLQRLQEICKAEGAGISDRSLSLVVRQSEGGMRDALSLLDQVLASCGANPSDEEVADALGAIDRTLVQDFADALVHKDAKRVLERVEEVFNRGLDLKRLAEELAFQLRHLFVTKTLGKAPDELAESEQKALMALAQDAEAAQLTRLFDVVHGCIWDVSRAAQPRLALEMALLKAIQLSPGGSIPELLARVDKLAAGMGEGSAKSNAGAPGGRSSPTNFRA; encoded by the coding sequence ATGAGCTACCTCGTTCTCGCCCGCAAATGGCGCCCACAGAAGTTCGACGACATGACCGGACAGGAGCACGTCGTCCGGACGGTCGCGAACGCCATCAAGATGGACCGGGTCGCGCACGCGTACCTGTTCTGTGGACCTCGTGGCGTGGGCAAGACGACGGCCGCGCGACTGCTCGCCAAGGCGCTCAACTGTGAGAAGGGCCCCACCGCCCAGCCCTGTGGCGAGTGCCGTGCCTGCACGGAGATTGCCGCCGGCACCAGCGTGGACGTCGCGGAAATCGACGGTGCCTCCAACAACGGCGTCGAGAACGTCCGCGAGATTCGCGAGAACGCGAAGTACCTGCCCCAGCGGGACCGGCACAAAATCTACATCATCGACGAGGTCCACATGCTGTCGGGAGCGGCGTTCAACGCGCTGCTCAAGACGCTGGAGGAGCCGCCCGGGCACGTGAAGTTCATCTTCGCGACCACCGAGGCGCACAAGCTCCCGGACACCATCCTGTCGCGGTGCCAGCGCCACAACTTCCGGCGGATTCCGGCGGCGCGGATGCTTCAGCGTCTCCAGGAAATCTGCAAGGCGGAGGGCGCTGGCATCTCCGACCGCTCGCTGTCGCTGGTCGTGCGCCAGTCCGAAGGCGGCATGCGCGATGCGCTGAGCCTCCTGGACCAGGTGCTCGCCTCGTGCGGCGCCAACCCCTCCGACGAGGAAGTGGCCGACGCGCTGGGCGCCATCGACCGGACGTTGGTGCAGGACTTCGCCGATGCGCTCGTCCACAAGGACGCGAAGCGGGTGCTGGAGCGTGTGGAGGAAGTCTTCAACCGCGGCCTGGACTTGAAGCGCCTGGCCGAGGAGCTGGCCTTCCAGCTGCGGCATCTCTTCGTCACCAAGACGCTGGGCAAGGCGCCCGACGAGCTGGCCGAGTCCGAGCAGAAGGCGCTGATGGCGCTGGCGCAGGACGCGGAGGCCGCGCAGCTCACGCGCTTGTTCGACGTGGTGCACGGCTGCATCTGGGACGTGTCGCGTGCGGCCCAGCCTCGGCTGGCCCTGGAGATGGCGCTGCTCAAGGCCATCCAGTTGTCGCCGGGTGGTTCGATTCCCGAGCTGCTTGCCCGCGTGGACAAGCTCGCGGCGGGGATGGGTGAAGGTTCCGCGAAGTCGAACGCTGGAGCGCCGGGAGGTCGCTCCAGTCCCACGAACTTTCGCGCCTGA
- a CDS encoding glycosyltransferase family 39 protein produces the protein MSLPSHEVGFHSPSGSDPGRADERFTPCVRERGRKESAAPVSAPLPVTPADSIPTPEPTSLAPGATPQEAPVRNWMRWVLGAVALLPGLIAVVQLGRIHPDEVYQSLEPAWWRVHGYGVLAWEWREGLRNWAVPGVLAGFLKLADLLGITHPRAYRVVVAIPQVALHAWSLWAAYRFAQRRAGAAGGLLSTLLVGLYGPLLVFAGRTMAESISASLLIVAVEALDRRARLARAGLVGGMALGLAVVARYPSAVFVLAALVWLAAARRWRLLAFTCAGGLGVAVALGALDWATWGSPFHSFFAYARFNVFSGKAAAQFGADAPSFYVKPLLTAVPLWAWAAVPVGIAALRQHRALSLPLWCAAVYTGVLLATAHKEERFLYPGLVLGVLAAAPPIAAGLVQLARPTGRWGLAGLALVASMSAAVFFPPGDLRADQLRAIVAATRGNARGLLIVNEGLWGSGGYFYLGKRIPWLTCDWPHDGAFQRALRDRTFNRAVTFEDRALAELQAGGFQIVRKVGRETILSRE, from the coding sequence ATGTCGTTGCCCTCCCACGAGGTGGGATTCCACTCCCCGTCGGGCTCGGATCCAGGGCGGGCAGACGAACGCTTCACACCTTGCGTCCGGGAACGCGGGCGGAAAGAGTCGGCCGCGCCCGTGTCCGCCCCCCTCCCTGTCACGCCCGCTGATTCCATCCCGACCCCCGAGCCCACCTCTCTAGCGCCCGGGGCCACGCCCCAAGAGGCGCCGGTCCGGAACTGGATGCGCTGGGTGCTCGGGGCAGTGGCGCTGCTGCCTGGCCTCATCGCGGTGGTGCAGTTGGGCCGCATCCACCCGGATGAGGTGTACCAGTCGCTGGAGCCCGCATGGTGGCGCGTCCACGGCTACGGCGTCCTGGCCTGGGAGTGGCGCGAGGGCCTCCGCAACTGGGCCGTGCCCGGCGTCCTGGCGGGCTTCCTCAAGCTGGCGGACCTGCTGGGCATCACCCACCCGAGGGCCTACCGCGTCGTGGTGGCCATTCCGCAGGTGGCATTGCACGCCTGGAGTCTCTGGGCCGCGTACCGCTTCGCCCAGCGCCGAGCGGGGGCCGCGGGTGGCCTGCTGTCGACGTTGCTCGTGGGGCTCTATGGGCCCCTGCTCGTCTTCGCGGGGCGCACCATGGCCGAGTCGATTTCCGCCTCGCTGCTCATCGTCGCCGTGGAGGCGCTGGACCGGAGAGCGCGGCTCGCAAGGGCAGGGCTCGTGGGCGGCATGGCCCTGGGGCTGGCGGTGGTGGCCCGTTACCCGTCGGCCGTCTTCGTCCTGGCGGCGTTGGTGTGGCTGGCGGCGGCGAGGCGGTGGCGACTGCTCGCCTTCACGTGCGCTGGAGGATTGGGCGTGGCGGTGGCGCTCGGCGCGCTGGACTGGGCGACGTGGGGCTCGCCGTTCCACTCCTTCTTCGCCTATGCGCGCTTCAACGTCTTTTCGGGCAAGGCCGCGGCTCAGTTCGGAGCCGACGCACCCAGCTTCTACGTGAAGCCGCTGCTCACCGCCGTGCCGCTCTGGGCCTGGGCCGCCGTGCCCGTGGGAATCGCCGCGCTTCGCCAGCACCGCGCCCTGTCCCTGCCGCTGTGGTGCGCCGCCGTGTACACCGGCGTGCTCCTGGCCACCGCGCACAAGGAGGAGCGCTTCCTCTATCCCGGCCTGGTGCTGGGCGTGCTGGCCGCGGCGCCACCCATAGCGGCGGGCCTCGTCCAGCTTGCTCGGCCAACGGGGCGGTGGGGCCTGGCCGGACTCGCGCTGGTCGCAAGCATGAGCGCGGCCGTCTTCTTTCCACCCGGGGACCTGCGGGCAGACCAGCTCCGCGCGATTGTCGCCGCCACCCGGGGCAATGCGCGGGGGCTGCTCATCGTCAATGAGGGACTGTGGGGCTCGGGCGGCTACTTCTACCTGGGGAAGCGGATTCCCTGGCTCACCTGTGACTGGCCCCACGACGGCGCGTTCCAACGTGCGCTGCGGGACAGGACGTTCAACCGCGCCGTCACCTTCGAGGACCGCGCGCTCGCCGAGCTCCAGGCCGGCGGCTTCCAAATCGTCCGGAAGGTGGGCCGCGAGACGATTCTCTCCCGCGAGTAG
- the tadA gene encoding tRNA adenosine(34) deaminase TadA: protein MSDEAFMQQALSLAREAAELGEVPVGAVAVFNGEVVGTGFNRREVDRNPLAHAEMLAMDAAARKIGAWRLSGVTLYVTLEPCAMCAGGLVQSRVTRLVFGAFDPKAGAVGSLYNLVEEPRHNHRLQVTSGILADESRLLLKTFFGRLRAKKRDN from the coding sequence ATGAGTGACGAAGCTTTCATGCAGCAGGCGCTATCGCTCGCGCGGGAAGCAGCGGAGCTCGGAGAGGTCCCCGTAGGTGCGGTGGCGGTGTTCAACGGTGAAGTCGTTGGCACTGGATTCAATCGCCGCGAAGTGGACCGCAATCCGCTCGCTCACGCAGAGATGTTGGCAATGGATGCCGCAGCCCGGAAGATCGGTGCCTGGCGGCTCTCAGGCGTCACCCTGTATGTGACACTTGAGCCATGTGCCATGTGCGCCGGAGGTCTGGTGCAGTCTCGCGTGACACGACTCGTTTTCGGTGCCTTCGATCCGAAAGCCGGTGCGGTGGGTTCGCTGTACAACCTGGTCGAAGAGCCTCGACACAATCACCGGCTCCAAGTCACGAGTGGTATCCTGGCGGACGAGAGCCGCCTGCTTTTGAAGACGTTTTTCGGGCGCTTGCGTGCGAAGAAACGTGACAATTGA
- the serS gene encoding serine--tRNA ligase, producing the protein MLDLRNVAQNFDAVVARLKTRGGNLDLGPFQRLFAERRELYVSVESLAARRNAANEEMKRKAKEDPKALDALRGDLRAVSQEIKEKEARLKDVEEELNRILLLIPNVPHESVPEGGGAEDNVQVSIWGQKPDLLFAPKQHFELGEKLGMLDFERAAKVSGSRFTFYKGALARLERALVTFMIDVHTSKGYTELLPPYLVLRETMMGTGQLPKFEDDAFKTLGEPERFLIPTAEVPVTNYHADEILEGESLPIRYCAFSPSFRAEAGAAGKDTRGLIRQHQFHKVELVKFAQQEKSLDELETMTDDACDILRRLGLHHRVMLLCTGDMGFSARKTYDIEVWLPGQNSYREISSCSDCGDFQARRAKIRYRAQRGDKPQLAHTLNGSGLAVGRTTIAILENYQREDGSVAIPEALVPYMGGLKELKPI; encoded by the coding sequence ATGCTGGACCTCCGGAACGTTGCGCAGAACTTCGATGCGGTGGTCGCCCGGCTCAAGACGCGGGGCGGCAACCTGGATTTGGGCCCCTTCCAGCGGCTCTTCGCCGAGCGCCGCGAGCTGTATGTCTCCGTGGAGTCGCTGGCCGCGCGCCGCAACGCCGCCAACGAGGAGATGAAGCGCAAGGCGAAGGAGGACCCCAAGGCGCTCGACGCCCTCCGCGGTGACCTCCGCGCCGTCTCCCAGGAAATCAAGGAGAAGGAAGCGCGCCTCAAGGACGTGGAGGAGGAGCTCAACCGCATCCTCCTGCTCATCCCCAACGTGCCCCATGAGTCCGTCCCCGAGGGCGGCGGCGCCGAGGACAACGTCCAGGTGAGCATCTGGGGGCAGAAGCCAGACCTGCTCTTCGCCCCCAAGCAGCACTTCGAGCTGGGTGAGAAGCTGGGCATGCTCGACTTCGAGCGCGCCGCCAAGGTGTCTGGCAGCCGCTTCACCTTCTACAAGGGCGCGCTGGCCCGGCTGGAGCGGGCGCTCGTCACCTTCATGATCGACGTGCACACCAGCAAGGGCTACACGGAGCTGCTCCCGCCCTACCTGGTGCTGCGCGAGACGATGATGGGCACCGGTCAGCTCCCCAAGTTCGAGGACGACGCCTTCAAGACGCTGGGCGAGCCGGAGCGCTTCCTCATCCCCACCGCGGAAGTGCCCGTCACCAACTACCACGCGGACGAAATCCTCGAGGGCGAGTCCCTGCCCATCCGCTACTGCGCCTTCAGCCCCAGCTTCCGGGCCGAGGCGGGCGCCGCCGGCAAGGACACCCGCGGCCTCATCCGTCAGCACCAGTTCCACAAGGTGGAGCTGGTGAAGTTCGCCCAGCAGGAGAAGAGCCTGGACGAACTCGAGACCATGACGGACGACGCCTGCGACATCCTCCGCCGCCTGGGCCTCCACCACCGCGTCATGCTCCTGTGCACCGGAGACATGGGCTTCAGCGCCCGGAAGACGTACGACATCGAGGTCTGGCTCCCCGGACAGAACAGCTACCGGGAGATTTCGTCCTGCTCTGACTGCGGCGACTTCCAGGCCCGCCGGGCGAAGATTCGCTATCGGGCCCAGAGGGGGGACAAGCCCCAGCTCGCCCACACGCTCAACGGCAGCGGCCTGGCGGTAGGCCGGACGACCATCGCCATCCTGGAGAACTACCAGCGCGAGGACGGAAGCGTGGCCATTCCGGAGGCGTTGGTGCCGTACATGGGCGGCTTGAAGGAACTGAAACCGATTTGA
- a CDS encoding tetratricopeptide repeat protein, with the protein MKVSCPSCQTNYNIDDKRIPPGGAKLKCARCQTTFPIKLDAVSAPAAPAPAEPAIPLPGAASAATQAAAIPLPGAASAQAAAIPLPGAASAPSAAIPLPGAATTQPAAIPLPGAPASTGTIPLPGAAPAHAAAIPLPGAPASTGAIPLPGAAPAHAAAIPLPGAPASTGAIPLPGAAPAHAAAIPLPGAAPAGAIPLPGAPEAFSASPHAAAIPLPGAAAPQPAAIPLPGGAPEADPFAFDMGEPAQAAAIPLPGGVPESDPFAFDMGEPAQAASGPLPGSTPEADPFGFDMSEPAQAAMPLPDAAPEEDAFAFDMSSPAEAAAAMPQADGPSGMDAFGDDFGEPARDTREVTRVVSIPLPSDAYREPPSAPASGYGVNEPAGTARDFDFETVEAPVEDTAQGYGVNAPAGTARDFDFAEDALPVPVEAPPSEDAFAFDMGEPSQAQPPQEDPFALPPPDAYAQPAAPVDDPFALPPPDMAPQTDAFAPDAYAMPSAPEASPYAMPPPAAGAPSFDFAELPVPANADPFALPPPGADFSDLPAPAAPQALEFADLPAPAAPDLSFDFNEPPAPGADPFAVDFSAPPAPAPAAEPFAADFGSAPAPGADPFAIDFSEPPAPAPAVAVNPAVDFGDVDFGAPSSPGIPDSLEFDPTARPDDDLEADLSDPLPPPPNAGPADGLEMLSFIDDAGGKDGGAQAGAKVRRFHVRRRSGKVFGPFDEGVIVKMLEDGQLLGNEDVSLDSETWSAIGTVPTFAAAIQRLMEGPAKLVTPTAAPAAAVVDAPRVDGASPQANMKRLEQLYEGRMAAVSVVDRSGNTEKWKKRVPLMIAAGVAVVVAGIGAGTEFGTRYGAFGRRALFPPRISDGSAEAKQVADAKQALLTDTFASYKQARELSAKVLAQKEYPEVRSLWCQSVYYLQRRYAAGNPNELSRCRQDLEDIEFLGEKDVDVIKASAAIALTSRQADSVIPTLSGAYGREDTQGDLELAFLLAEAYSQKRDEKRALDTLNKVLAKNPKSAKAHHAVGNLHQAADRADEAAAAYAAALEADPKHVASAVELAAVELLVRKDVAKGTEAVERALAEDVQSALGPAELARARGLKGVAMFQKHQPKEAEAELKAALEMDAKSTFLRGQLARVLRVQRNFEGALPIYKALATEEPNNLEFADGHITALVMTGKMQDALEAVKKANGVFPNEARIAYLYGRIEDALDNLSDAEGHYKRAIAADDNLVEARLYLGRFYLAQRRNAEARPQLEEAAKKAPENAGVRAGLGELALAENNTLLAQQEFERSVKLDPILADAHLGLSRVALLTDDLETAKVEANRALELDPHLLKDGRLQRGLVLWRLGQLEEAVAELERAKTEDPRSTTIPITLGAVLLERGDLPGAESNLGLALSNEPSNHEALYYLALVKAKRLEFTQALDNMRKAVERAPNRPDYHYAYGVILRDAKNLPDAMSAWRKTVELDGAHADAHEALGHAMLEGSQFDEAITSFEASLKADPRRTRVLGSIGDAYFAAARWNDAIKRYQSALKADPKLTYVYYKVARAFTEQAQHAKAIDWYRKATSLDSENPMAYYYLGFAYKERNKRREAVQAFKDYLSRKPDATDKKDIEDEIYDLQN; encoded by the coding sequence ATGAAAGTCTCCTGCCCGTCTTGCCAGACGAACTACAACATCGATGACAAGCGGATCCCGCCGGGCGGCGCGAAGCTCAAGTGCGCCCGGTGCCAGACCACCTTCCCCATCAAGCTCGATGCAGTGAGCGCGCCCGCGGCGCCTGCTCCCGCCGAGCCCGCCATTCCGCTGCCGGGTGCCGCGTCCGCCGCGACTCAGGCCGCCGCCATCCCGCTGCCCGGCGCCGCGTCCGCGCAAGCCGCCGCCATTCCGCTCCCGGGCGCCGCGTCCGCGCCGTCCGCTGCCATTCCGTTGCCCGGCGCCGCGACCACGCAGCCCGCAGCCATTCCGCTCCCCGGCGCCCCCGCGTCCACGGGCACCATCCCACTTCCGGGCGCCGCGCCGGCCCACGCCGCCGCGATTCCGCTCCCCGGCGCTCCCGCGTCCACGGGCGCCATCCCGCTGCCGGGCGCCGCGCCGGCCCACGCCGCCGCGATTCCGCTCCCCGGCGCTCCCGCGTCCACGGGTGCCATCCCGCTGCCAGGCGCCGCGCCGGCCCACGCCGCCGCCATTCCGTTGCCAGGCGCCGCGCCCGCGGGAGCCATTCCGCTGCCGGGCGCCCCCGAGGCGTTCAGCGCATCCCCCCACGCCGCCGCCATTCCCCTGCCCGGCGCGGCCGCGCCTCAGCCCGCCGCCATTCCCTTGCCGGGAGGCGCCCCGGAGGCCGACCCGTTCGCCTTCGACATGGGCGAGCCCGCACAGGCCGCCGCCATCCCGTTGCCGGGAGGCGTCCCGGAATCAGACCCGTTCGCCTTCGATATGGGCGAGCCCGCACAGGCCGCCAGCGGCCCGCTACCGGGAAGCACTCCCGAAGCCGACCCGTTCGGCTTCGACATGAGCGAGCCCGCCCAGGCCGCCATGCCCCTCCCGGACGCCGCGCCCGAGGAGGACGCCTTCGCCTTCGACATGAGCTCGCCCGCGGAGGCCGCCGCGGCCATGCCGCAGGCAGATGGCCCGTCCGGCATGGACGCGTTCGGCGACGACTTTGGCGAGCCGGCCCGGGACACCCGCGAGGTGACGCGCGTCGTCTCCATTCCGCTGCCGAGCGACGCCTACCGCGAGCCACCCTCCGCTCCGGCGTCGGGCTACGGCGTGAATGAACCCGCGGGAACGGCGCGCGACTTCGACTTCGAAACCGTCGAAGCCCCCGTCGAGGACACCGCACAGGGCTACGGGGTGAATGCGCCCGCGGGCACCGCCAGGGACTTCGATTTCGCCGAGGACGCCCTGCCCGTTCCCGTCGAGGCTCCGCCCTCCGAGGACGCGTTCGCCTTCGACATGGGCGAGCCCTCCCAGGCCCAGCCGCCCCAGGAAGACCCCTTCGCCCTGCCGCCCCCTGATGCCTACGCGCAGCCGGCCGCCCCGGTGGACGACCCGTTCGCCCTGCCGCCGCCGGACATGGCGCCCCAGACGGACGCCTTCGCGCCGGACGCGTACGCGATGCCGTCCGCGCCCGAGGCCTCGCCCTACGCGATGCCTCCGCCCGCCGCGGGAGCGCCGTCCTTCGACTTCGCCGAACTGCCCGTCCCCGCGAACGCCGATCCGTTCGCGCTGCCGCCCCCGGGAGCGGACTTCTCCGACCTGCCCGCACCCGCCGCGCCCCAGGCCCTGGAGTTCGCGGACCTGCCGGCCCCCGCCGCACCGGACCTGTCGTTCGACTTCAACGAGCCGCCCGCGCCCGGTGCGGACCCGTTCGCCGTCGACTTCAGCGCCCCACCGGCCCCCGCCCCCGCGGCGGAGCCGTTCGCCGCCGATTTCGGCTCCGCGCCAGCGCCGGGTGCGGACCCGTTCGCCATCGACTTCTCGGAACCCCCGGCCCCCGCGCCAGCCGTCGCCGTCAACCCCGCCGTGGACTTCGGTGATGTGGACTTCGGCGCACCTTCCTCGCCCGGCATCCCTGACTCGCTCGAGTTCGACCCCACCGCCCGGCCGGATGACGACCTGGAAGCGGACCTCTCCGACCCACTGCCACCGCCGCCCAACGCGGGCCCCGCAGACGGCCTGGAGATGCTGTCCTTCATCGACGACGCCGGGGGCAAGGACGGCGGCGCCCAGGCGGGCGCCAAGGTGCGCCGTTTCCACGTCCGCCGGCGCTCGGGCAAGGTGTTCGGCCCGTTCGACGAGGGCGTCATCGTCAAGATGCTCGAGGACGGGCAGCTCCTCGGGAACGAGGACGTGTCGCTGGACTCGGAGACCTGGTCCGCCATCGGCACGGTGCCCACCTTCGCCGCCGCCATCCAGCGGCTCATGGAAGGCCCCGCCAAGCTGGTGACGCCCACCGCGGCGCCCGCCGCTGCCGTCGTCGACGCGCCCCGCGTGGACGGCGCCAGCCCGCAGGCCAACATGAAGCGGCTGGAGCAGCTCTATGAAGGCCGCATGGCCGCGGTGTCCGTGGTGGACCGCAGCGGCAACACGGAGAAGTGGAAGAAGCGCGTCCCGCTGATGATTGCCGCGGGCGTCGCCGTGGTGGTGGCGGGCATCGGCGCGGGCACGGAGTTCGGCACGCGCTACGGCGCCTTCGGCCGCCGCGCCCTCTTCCCCCCCCGCATCTCCGACGGCTCGGCCGAGGCGAAGCAGGTGGCGGACGCGAAGCAGGCGCTGCTCACGGACACCTTCGCCAGCTACAAGCAGGCCCGCGAGCTCAGCGCCAAGGTGCTCGCGCAGAAGGAGTACCCGGAGGTGCGCTCGCTGTGGTGCCAGTCCGTCTACTACCTCCAGCGCCGCTACGCCGCGGGCAATCCGAACGAGCTGAGCCGCTGCCGTCAGGACCTCGAGGACATCGAGTTCCTGGGAGAGAAGGATGTGGACGTCATCAAGGCGTCCGCGGCGATCGCGCTCACCTCCCGGCAGGCGGACTCGGTCATCCCCACCCTGAGCGGCGCCTACGGCCGCGAGGATACCCAGGGCGACCTGGAGCTGGCCTTCCTGCTGGCCGAGGCCTACTCGCAGAAGCGCGACGAGAAGCGCGCCCTGGACACGCTGAACAAGGTCCTGGCGAAGAACCCGAAGTCCGCCAAGGCCCACCACGCCGTAGGCAACCTGCACCAGGCCGCCGACCGCGCCGACGAGGCCGCCGCCGCCTATGCCGCGGCCCTGGAAGCGGACCCGAAGCACGTGGCCTCCGCGGTGGAGCTGGCCGCGGTGGAGCTGCTGGTCCGCAAGGACGTGGCGAAGGGCACGGAGGCCGTTGAGCGGGCGCTGGCCGAGGACGTCCAGTCCGCGCTGGGCCCCGCGGAACTGGCGCGCGCCCGCGGCCTCAAGGGCGTGGCGATGTTCCAGAAGCACCAGCCGAAGGAGGCGGAGGCCGAGCTCAAGGCCGCCCTGGAAATGGACGCGAAGTCCACCTTCCTCCGGGGGCAGCTGGCGCGGGTGCTGCGCGTCCAGCGCAACTTCGAGGGCGCCCTGCCCATCTACAAGGCGCTGGCGACCGAGGAGCCCAACAACCTGGAGTTCGCGGACGGCCACATCACCGCGCTGGTGATGACCGGGAAGATGCAGGACGCGCTGGAGGCCGTGAAGAAGGCCAACGGCGTGTTCCCCAACGAGGCGCGCATCGCCTACCTCTACGGACGCATCGAGGACGCGCTCGACAACCTCTCCGACGCGGAGGGCCACTACAAGCGCGCCATCGCCGCGGACGACAACCTGGTGGAGGCCCGCCTCTACCTGGGCCGCTTCTACCTGGCCCAGCGCCGCAACGCGGAGGCGCGGCCTCAGCTCGAGGAGGCTGCGAAGAAGGCACCGGAGAACGCGGGCGTGCGCGCGGGCCTCGGCGAGCTGGCCCTGGCGGAGAACAACACGCTGCTGGCCCAGCAGGAATTCGAGCGCTCCGTGAAGCTCGACCCCATCCTGGCGGACGCCCACCTGGGCCTGTCCCGCGTCGCCCTGCTGACGGACGACCTGGAGACGGCGAAGGTGGAGGCCAACCGCGCCCTGGAGCTGGACCCGCACCTGCTGAAGGACGGCCGGCTGCAGCGCGGGCTCGTGCTGTGGCGCCTGGGGCAGTTGGAAGAGGCCGTGGCGGAGCTGGAGAGGGCCAAGACGGAGGACCCGCGCTCCACCACCATCCCGATTACGCTGGGCGCCGTGCTGCTGGAGCGGGGCGATTTGCCGGGCGCGGAGAGCAACCTGGGCCTCGCGCTGAGCAACGAGCCCTCCAACCACGAGGCGCTCTATTACCTGGCGCTGGTGAAGGCGAAGCGGCTGGAGTTCACCCAGGCGCTGGACAACATGCGCAAGGCCGTGGAGCGGGCCCCCAACCGCCCCGACTACCACTATGCCTACGGCGTCATCCTGCGGGACGCGAAGAACCTGCCGGACGCCATGAGCGCGTGGCGCAAGACGGTGGAGCTGGATGGCGCCCATGCGGACGCCCACGAGGCGCTCGGCCATGCAATGCTGGAGGGCAGCCAGTTCGACGAGGCCATCACCTCGTTCGAGGCCAGCCTCAAGGCCGACCCCCGCCGCACGCGGGTGCTGGGCTCTATTGGTGATGCGTACTTCGCCGCCGCGCGCTGGAACGACGCCATCAAGCGGTACCAGTCGGCACTGAAGGCGGACCCCAAGCTCACCTACGTCTATTACAAGGTGGCCCGCGCCTTCACCGAGCAGGCCCAGCACGCCAAGGCCATCGACTGGTACCGCAAGGCCACCAGCCTCGATTCGGAGAACCCCATGGCCTACTACTACCTGGGCTTCGCCTATAAGGAGCGCAACAAGCGCCGGGAGGCCGTGCAGGCCTTCAAGGACTACCTGTCCCGCAAGCCGGACGCGACCGACAAGAAGGACATCGAGGACGAAATCTACGACCTGCAGAACTGA